TTGGATGCAGCGATTAGCGAGCTTTGGCGCAAAGTGCTTGCCAAGATAGAAAAATCGCTCAGTAAACCAAGCTTTGATACCTGGCTAAAGGCGACCAAAGCGACCACACTGGAAGAGGACGCGCTGATCGTCGTCGCACCGAACGACTTCGCTCGTGATTGGCTGGAAACCCGCTACTCTCAATTGATCACTGATACACTCTATGAGGTAACCGGCGTCAATATGAAAGTAAAATTCGTGGCCATGCAAAATCCGGATGCCGTCTTAAGCGATGATCAAGCGGCACCCCGCGTAAAGGTGACTGCCCCTCCCGCAAACAGTGACGACCAACCTCCCAGCATACTTAACCCGAAATACACCTTTGATACCTTCGTGATCGGCTCGGGGAACCGCTTCGCCCATGCGGCATCGCTCGCCGTGGCGGAAGCACCCGCAAAAGCCTATAATCCGTTGTTCATTTATGGAGGAGTCGGGCTGGGCAAGACCCACTTGATGCATGCTATCGGCCATTATGTCATCCAGCACAATCCTCAGGCGAAAGTCGTTTATTTGTCGTCTGAGAAGTTTACCAACGAATTTATCAATTCGATCCGTGACAATAAGACGGTAGAGTTTCGCAATAAATACCGCAGTGTAGACGTGCTTTTGATCGACGACATTCAATTTTTGGCCGGCAAAGAGAGCACGCAGGAAGAATTTTTCCATACTTTCAATGCGCTTCATGAAGAGAGCAAACAAATCGTGATTTCCTCGGATCGCCCTCCGAAGGAGATTCCTACTCTGGAGGACCGGCTCCGCTCCCGCTTTGAGTGGGGATTGATCACGGATATTCAGCCGCCGGATCTGGAGACGAGGATTGCCATCCTGCGGAAAAAGGCGAAAGCGGAAAATCTGGATATCCCTAACGAAGTGATGGTGTACATCGCCAATCAGATCGACAGCAACATCCGCGAGCTGGAAGGCGCCCTGATCCGCGTCGTTGCCTACTCCTCCCTGATTAACCGCGACATTGACACCCAGCTGGCTGCGGAAGCTTTGAAAGACATCATTCCGTCTTCCCGTCCGCGCGTGATCACGATCATCGACATCCAGCGGGCCGTCGGCGAAGAGTTCAACCTCAAGCTGGAGGACTTCAAAGCCAAAAAACGCACCAAGTCTGTGGCATTCCCCAGGCAGATCGCGATGTATTTGTCCCGCGAGCTGACGGATGCCTCTCTTCCCAAGATCGGGGACGAATTCGGCGGACGAGACCATACCACGGTCATTCACGCTCACGAGAAAATCTCCCGAGCGCTGGCCACGGATCCGCAAATGCAGGTCACGATCCAAACTTTGATTGAAAAACTAAAAGCAAACCATTAACCTGTGAATAACAAGAAAAGCCTATACACAACTTACCCACATGTGTATAGGCTATCTTTTACGGTCTACAGGGAGATATCCACAAACCCACAGGCCCTATTACTATTTCTGTTAAAAGATTTATCCTAATAGATTATGTATAAGCGCGATGAAATATTCCGAGTCGCTTATGGATCGAACAAGGGAGGTTCACGTTGATGCACATTACCGTTCAACGCGACAAACTATCCAATGCCGTGTCACATGTCAGCAAAGCTGTTTCCAGCAGAACGACCATTCCGATTTTGACCGGGATCAAGATGAAGGCTGATGAGGAGGGACTGACGCTTACCGCCAGCGACTCCGATGTATCCATCGAAGTATTGATTCCCAAAGAGGAAGCGGGAGAATGGGGAGTTACTGTTCACCAGCCGGGCAGCATCGTTCTCACCTCGCGAATTTTCAGCGAAATCGTGCGCAAGCTGCCAAATAGCGAAATCCACATTCAGGTGGATGACAGACTGGTGACCCAGATTCGTTCCGGCCAGGCAGAATTCACGATTAACGGGATGGATGCCGCGGAGTTTCCCCAATTGCCGCAACTGGAAGAAGATAAAATCTTCAGCGTGCCCAGCGATTTGCTGAAATCAATGATTCGCCAGACTGTCTTTGCCGTGTCTACGTCGGAAATGCGGCCCATCCTGACCGGTTTGATGTGGTCCCTCGACGGCGGACAGCTGAAATTCGTCTCCACGGACAGCCACCGTCTGGCCAGCCGGACCGCCGCTGTCGAATGTGCGGACGAGCTTTCTTTTACAAACGTGGTCGTACCGGGAAAAAGCTGCAATGAATTGGTAAAGATATTGGATGAGGATCAAAATCCGGTGGACATCGTTGTTTCGGACAACCAGATCCTGGTAAAATCGAAGCATATCTTGTTCTACTCTCGCTTGCTGGAGGGCACGTATCCGGATACGGCTCGCATCATCCCGCAGAGCAGCAAAACGGAAATCACCGTCAGCACCAAGGAATTCCTGCAGTCTATTGAACGCGCCTCCCTGCTGAGCCGGGAAGGAAAATCGAACGTGGTACGTCTGGTGACGCTTCCGGACGGCAGCGTCGAGATTACCTCCAACGCTCCGGAGATTGGAAAGGTGACGGAGATCGTCATGCCGAAAGCGATGCAAGGCGAAGAGCTGAAGATCTCGTTTAACGCCAAGTACATGATCGATGCGCTCCGCTCCATTGACAGCAGCGAGATCAAAGCATGCTTTACCGGACCGATGAGTCCGTTTGTCCTGCGTCCGACCGATCACGAGTGGACGTTGCACCTGATTCTGCCGGTTCGCACTTACTAAGAGACGCACCATACAGAAAGGAGCCCATCTATGCGTGAGGTTTCCATTCAGACGGAATACATCGCCCTAGGCCAGTTTCTCAAGCTGGCCGATCTCATTGATACCGGGGGAATGGCCAAAGCGTTTCTCGCCGAGGTCCCGATCCGGGTAAACGGCGAGGTCGACAATCGTCGCGGCCGCAAGCTCTATCCCGGTGATGAAATCACCGTGGAAGGACACGGCAGCTACAAAGTGACCCGCCGCTGAGAGGAGGGCGTACTTCTTGTTTATCAAGAACCTGTCGCTTGCCCATTATCGCAATTACAACAGCCTTTCTCTCTCGTTTGACAGTCCCATCCAACTCTTTATCGGCAACAATGCCCAAGGCAAAACCAATGTGCTGGAATCAATTTATGTCCTCGCGCTGGCCAAGTCTCATCGCACGCCGAGAGACAAGGAATTGATCGGGTGGGGAGCAGACTTTGCCACGATCCGTAGCGATGTTGAACGTCGCTACGGATCGGTTCGCTTGGAACTGCAGTTGACGGGAAAGGGAAAGAGGGCCAAAATTAATGGGATGGAGCAGCAAAAGCTGAGCGCATACGTCGGAGCCCTGAACGTGGTCATGTTTGCTCCTGAGGATCTGGCGATCGTCAAGGGAGCGCCTGCCCAAAGACGCCGATTCATCGACATGGAGATCGGTCAGGTGTCGCCGACGTATCTGTACTATTTGAGCAATTACAACAAGGTGTTGGCCCAGCGCAATACGCTCCTCAAAGACCTGGCGATGAAAAA
This sequence is a window from Brevibacillus composti. Protein-coding genes within it:
- the dnaA gene encoding chromosomal replication initiator protein DnaA, which codes for MDAAISELWRKVLAKIEKSLSKPSFDTWLKATKATTLEEDALIVVAPNDFARDWLETRYSQLITDTLYEVTGVNMKVKFVAMQNPDAVLSDDQAAPRVKVTAPPANSDDQPPSILNPKYTFDTFVIGSGNRFAHAASLAVAEAPAKAYNPLFIYGGVGLGKTHLMHAIGHYVIQHNPQAKVVYLSSEKFTNEFINSIRDNKTVEFRNKYRSVDVLLIDDIQFLAGKESTQEEFFHTFNALHEESKQIVISSDRPPKEIPTLEDRLRSRFEWGLITDIQPPDLETRIAILRKKAKAENLDIPNEVMVYIANQIDSNIRELEGALIRVVAYSSLINRDIDTQLAAEALKDIIPSSRPRVITIIDIQRAVGEEFNLKLEDFKAKKRTKSVAFPRQIAMYLSRELTDASLPKIGDEFGGRDHTTVIHAHEKISRALATDPQMQVTIQTLIEKLKANH
- the dnaN gene encoding DNA polymerase III subunit beta yields the protein MHITVQRDKLSNAVSHVSKAVSSRTTIPILTGIKMKADEEGLTLTASDSDVSIEVLIPKEEAGEWGVTVHQPGSIVLTSRIFSEIVRKLPNSEIHIQVDDRLVTQIRSGQAEFTINGMDAAEFPQLPQLEEDKIFSVPSDLLKSMIRQTVFAVSTSEMRPILTGLMWSLDGGQLKFVSTDSHRLASRTAAVECADELSFTNVVVPGKSCNELVKILDEDQNPVDIVVSDNQILVKSKHILFYSRLLEGTYPDTARIIPQSSKTEITVSTKEFLQSIERASLLSREGKSNVVRLVTLPDGSVEITSNAPEIGKVTEIVMPKAMQGEELKISFNAKYMIDALRSIDSSEIKACFTGPMSPFVLRPTDHEWTLHLILPVRTY
- the yaaA gene encoding S4 domain-containing protein YaaA, whose amino-acid sequence is MREVSIQTEYIALGQFLKLADLIDTGGMAKAFLAEVPIRVNGEVDNRRGRKLYPGDEITVEGHGSYKVTRR